In a genomic window of Allomeiothermus silvanus DSM 9946:
- a CDS encoding M3 family oligoendopeptidase, with amino-acid sequence MDRLAELPEWDLSPLFSGLDTPDFQAAWDDLQHGIRALETLMHRHEVGQRPARSSDETAFQEIIAALNGIYEAQTPIGAYLYALTSTNATLEAAQVKLSEYEGLLLQLERLRPRLTVWLAALEPEMVEAGEYKILIEEAKVEAQHMMSEAEEILAAELSLSGGAAWAKLHGNLTSLITASVNGEELPMSSVRLLAMNPDRAVRKAAYTAELAAWEANEVALAAALNGWKGERSTLNRKRGWADDLEPTLQQNRITRQVLSAMQAAITESLPTWRRYFRAKAKALSQERLEWWDLFAPIGFAGGRRWGWEEGRRFIVEHLSAFSRADADLAERAYAERWIDAKPRKGKVGGAYCMPIGKGQSRILTNYEESFSGVSTMAHELGHAYHNLCLATKPALLRREPMTLAETASIMNETIVTEAALRAVPEAEQVTILEGNLQDAAQLVVDIHSRFLFERSVFEKRKERELSPSEFKELMLAAQQATYGDALASYHPYMWAVKGHYYGIDFYNYPYTFGLLFGLALFKKYQREGADFVAQYDDMLASVGTYPAQELADRFGFNLEDPGFWAGGLEVLAERIARFEKLVG; translated from the coding sequence ATGGATCGTCTAGCCGAACTTCCCGAGTGGGATTTGTCCCCGTTGTTTTCAGGGTTGGATACTCCCGATTTTCAAGCAGCTTGGGACGATTTACAGCATGGCATTCGCGCGCTCGAGACCCTAATGCACCGCCACGAGGTGGGCCAACGACCCGCCCGTTCCAGCGACGAGACCGCTTTTCAGGAGATCATCGCTGCGCTGAACGGCATTTACGAAGCCCAGACTCCCATCGGAGCCTACCTGTATGCCCTTACCTCCACCAACGCCACCCTCGAGGCGGCCCAGGTTAAGCTTTCTGAATACGAAGGTCTGCTGCTGCAACTGGAGCGGCTGCGCCCCCGCTTGACGGTCTGGCTGGCGGCGCTCGAGCCGGAGATGGTCGAAGCCGGAGAGTACAAAATCCTCATCGAAGAGGCCAAGGTAGAAGCCCAGCACATGATGAGCGAAGCAGAGGAGATCCTGGCTGCCGAGCTTTCGCTTTCGGGCGGGGCGGCCTGGGCCAAGCTGCACGGCAACCTGACCAGCCTCATCACCGCTTCGGTAAACGGGGAAGAACTGCCCATGTCCTCGGTACGGCTCTTGGCCATGAACCCCGACCGCGCAGTGCGCAAAGCTGCCTACACCGCGGAGCTTGCGGCCTGGGAGGCTAACGAGGTGGCCTTGGCGGCGGCCCTTAACGGTTGGAAGGGTGAACGCAGTACCCTCAACCGCAAGCGCGGCTGGGCCGACGACCTCGAGCCCACCTTGCAGCAAAACCGCATCACCCGTCAGGTCCTCTCGGCCATGCAAGCCGCTATTACGGAGAGCTTACCGACCTGGCGGCGGTACTTCCGGGCCAAAGCCAAAGCGCTTTCGCAAGAGCGGCTCGAGTGGTGGGATCTTTTTGCCCCCATCGGCTTTGCGGGGGGTAGGCGCTGGGGTTGGGAGGAGGGACGGAGGTTCATCGTGGAGCATCTATCCGCTTTTTCCCGGGCTGATGCCGATCTGGCAGAGCGGGCTTACGCCGAGCGATGGATCGATGCGAAACCCCGCAAGGGCAAAGTCGGAGGGGCTTACTGTATGCCCATCGGCAAGGGGCAAAGCCGTATCCTCACCAACTATGAAGAGAGCTTCAGCGGGGTTTCCACCATGGCCCATGAACTCGGCCACGCCTACCACAACCTCTGCCTGGCTACTAAACCGGCTCTTCTGCGCCGGGAGCCCATGACCTTAGCCGAGACTGCCAGCATCATGAACGAGACCATCGTCACCGAAGCGGCGCTGCGCGCTGTACCCGAAGCCGAGCAGGTCACCATACTGGAGGGCAACCTGCAAGACGCGGCCCAGCTAGTGGTGGACATCCACTCGAGGTTCTTGTTCGAGCGGTCGGTGTTCGAAAAGCGCAAAGAGCGTGAGCTTTCCCCCAGCGAGTTCAAAGAACTCATGCTCGCAGCCCAGCAGGCTACCTACGGCGACGCCTTGGCTTCCTACCACCCCTACATGTGGGCGGTGAAGGGGCACTACTACGGTATCGACTTCTACAACTACCCCTATACGTTCGGCCTTCTTTTCGGGCTGGCCCTTTTCAAAAAGTACCAACGCGAGGGGGCTGATTTCGTGGCTCAGTACGATGACATGCTGGCCTCGGTGGGGACCTACCCGGCACAAGAGTTGGCCGATCGCTTCGGCTTCAACCTGGAGGATCCGGGCTTCTGGGCGGGGGGGCTCGAGGTATTGGCTGAGCGGATTGCGCGCTTCGAGAAGCTGGTGGGGTAA
- a CDS encoding acyl-CoA thioesterase: MVFPVSIPIWVRYSDLDTFAHVNNAVYLSYLEEARAAYYRALQSLEPGLPEFKTLVARSEVDYLRPILLGQRVEAHIRVTAVGNKSFRTAYAIHADGALAAKAQTVQVWMHKEESAQVPEVVRRAIRKLEVDPVEGL, from the coding sequence GTGGTCTTTCCGGTAAGCATCCCCATCTGGGTCCGCTACAGCGACCTCGATACCTTTGCGCACGTCAACAACGCGGTTTATCTGAGCTATCTGGAAGAGGCCCGGGCTGCCTACTATCGCGCTTTACAAAGCCTCGAGCCGGGTCTTCCCGAGTTCAAAACCTTGGTGGCCCGCTCGGAAGTCGACTATCTAAGGCCGATCCTGCTTGGCCAGCGAGTCGAGGCGCACATCCGGGTGACAGCAGTAGGCAACAAGAGCTTCCGCACCGCCTACGCCATCCATGCCGACGGAGCGCTCGCAGCCAAAGCCCAAACCGTGCAAGTATGGATGCACAAGGAGGAATCCGCGCAGGTCCCCGAGGTAGTGCGGCGGGCTATCCGTAAGCTCGAGGTAGACCCGGTAGAGGGGTTGTAA